The sequence CCTCTGGGTCGCCACCGTCGACGACGAGTACGCGGGCCTCGCCCTGCGGACGTCGGACGGCCTCCACGTCAGCGACCGCTTCACGCGGCACGTCGGCATCGCCGCGACCTGGGCCGCAGCCACCGCGCTGCTCGACCCCGTCGCCGCCCGGGCGACCCGGCCCACCCCGCGAGCTCGCCGAGCCCGCGCCCACAACCGTCCGCGCCCTCCCAGGCGCGGCGAGCGCAGTCGCGGCCGCGACTGCGCCCCTCGAACGAGAGAAGACATCATGGCCACCGGCACCGTCAAGTGGTTCAACGCTGAGAAGGGCTACGGCTTCATCGCCCCGTCCGACGGCTCGGCCGACGTGTTCGCGCACTACAGCGCGATCGCGACGAGCGGGTTCCGTACCCTCGAGGAGAACCAGCAGGTCGAGTTCGACGTCGCGAGCGGCCCCAAGGGCCCGCAGGCGGAGAACATCCGCCCGCTGTGACGACGCGTCCACCGGTCGCCTAGCCGTCAGGCGCGGCGACCGGTGGTCAATCCTCGAGGGGGGCTGTGCGTGAGCACGGCCCCCTTCGTCGTCCCCGGAGCCGTGCCGCAGCGCGCGGCTCCGGCACGAACCGCAGGAGCCCCCGGCCGGACCGTGAGGTCCGCCCGGGGGCTCCTGGGTGTGGTCGTGGCCGTCAGACCCGGCGGAACCGGGACACGACGTGGCACTCGAACGGGTCGCGCGCCGCGAGGCCGACCTCGTTCAGGTACCGGACGACGATCGCGTAGGACCGGAACAGGCTGGTCTCCGTGTAGGGGACGTCGAGCGTGCGGCACTGCTCGCGCACCAGCAGGCGCGCCTTGGCGAGGTGCGGGCGCGGCATGCTCGGGAACAGGTGGTGCTCCACCTGGTAGTTCAGGCCGCCCATGAGGGACGTGGCCCACCAGCCGCCCGCGACGTTGCGGGAGGTGCGGACCTGCTTGGAGAAGAAGTCGAGCTTGGCGTCCCGCGCGATCACCGGCATGCCCTTGTGGTTGGGCGCGAACGAGGCGCCCATGTAGACGCCGAACACCGCGAGCTGCACGCCCACGAACGCGAACGCCATGCCGATCGGCAGGAACCAGAACACCGGGACCCAGAACGCCAGGAACCGCACCGCGATGAGCGTCAGCTCGGTCGCCCGGCCCTTGACCTCGCCGCGGCCCAGCAGGTGCTGCAGGCCCAGGCGGTGCAGGTTGAGGCCCTCGAGCGTGAGGAGCGGGAAGAACAGCCAGCCCTGCCGGCGCGTGATGAGCGCGCGCAGACCGGTCGCGGACACCGCGTCCTCCTCGACGAAGGAGATGGTGTCCATGTCGATGTCCGGGTCCTTCCCCATCTTGTTGGGGTTGGCGTGGTGCCGGTTGTGCTTGGTGTTCCACCAGGACAGGCTCACGCCGACGACGCCGCAGGCCAGGATCCGGGCGAGCCGGTCGTTCGCCGGGCCGCCCGCGAGCACCTGCTTGTGCGCGGCCTCGTGCGTGATGAACGCGGTCTGCGTGAGCAGGATGCCCAGCGCGCCGGCGATCAGGAGCTGGAACCACGAGTGGCCCAGCAGGATGAAGCCCGCGAGCGCACCGGCGAAGCCGGCGAGGATCACGGCCCCGACACCCCCGTAGAACCCGTACGCGCGGCGCAGCAGCCCGCGGTCCCGGACCACGGCGGCGACCTGCGTGTACGCGTGGGTCAGGTGCGGGAAGGAGGAGCCGTCGCGCGGGACCGTGGGGCGGAAGCCTTCACGCAGTGCGGTCCCGGACGGGGAGACGGAGGAAGAAGCGATGAGTACCTGCCCGGTCGAGGCCCACGCACCGGCGCGGGGCTGTCGTCTGCCAAAGGCGGGTCGCCGATCGCTCCGCCACAGTACCCCGCGGTCCGCCGGG is a genomic window of Cellulomonas fulva containing:
- a CDS encoding fatty acid desaturase family protein — encoded protein: MREGFRPTVPRDGSSFPHLTHAYTQVAAVVRDRGLLRRAYGFYGGVGAVILAGFAGALAGFILLGHSWFQLLIAGALGILLTQTAFITHEAAHKQVLAGGPANDRLARILACGVVGVSLSWWNTKHNRHHANPNKMGKDPDIDMDTISFVEEDAVSATGLRALITRRQGWLFFPLLTLEGLNLHRLGLQHLLGRGEVKGRATELTLIAVRFLAFWVPVFWFLPIGMAFAFVGVQLAVFGVYMGASFAPNHKGMPVIARDAKLDFFSKQVRTSRNVAGGWWATSLMGGLNYQVEHHLFPSMPRPHLAKARLLVREQCRTLDVPYTETSLFRSYAIVVRYLNEVGLAARDPFECHVVSRFRRV
- a CDS encoding cold-shock protein is translated as MATGTVKWFNAEKGYGFIAPSDGSADVFAHYSAIATSGFRTLEENQQVEFDVASGPKGPQAENIRPL